Below is a genomic region from Campylobacterota bacterium.
CCAGTCTGATACATTCCCTGCTCTTGCTCAAGCTTCGGGCCAAATTCTGTTAGTTTGTCCCCATGGTGCAGCTGTTTTTCGATGCGTTCTTTTGCCTGTGCAAAGAGTTGCTTTTGAATAAGCTCAAGAAGCTGTGTTGTTTGGCTGACGAGCATGTCTGTGCTGACAAACTGTTTTTTCTTTGTTTTATCATGCTCTGCGCGGTTAACCAAGACCGCTTGATCTTTTTCAAGATCTTTAGGGCCAACTTCAATTCGTACTGGAACTCCTTTAAGTTCCCATGCATAAAATTTTGCGCCAGGAGATGTTTGTGTGTCCAGATCAAGTTCAGCGCGAATATTGTGCTCATCAAGCATCAACTTAATTTTTTTACACTGCTGTTCTACGGCTTCTCGTTGATCGTCTTTTTTGTAAATCGGAATAATAATTGCCTGGATTGGAGCGATTCGTGGAGGCATAAGCAAGCCAAATTCGTCGCCGTGCGTCATAAGCAAGGCCCCAATACTGCGTGTGGTCATGCCCCAACTTGTGCAAAACGGTGTTTTAAGTGACCCATCATCATCTTGATATTGTACGCCAAATGATGCTGGAAAGCTTTGTGAAAGCATATGTGAGGTACACATTTGTAGCGCCTTACCATCCTGCATGAGTCCTTCAATGGTATAGGTTGTGTCGGCTCCCGCAAAACGTTCGCTTTCTGATTTTTCACCGGCAAAAACTGGTATTGCCAGCATTTCCTCATACAGCTGCTTGTAAATATTGAGTGCCTGGAGAGCCATCTCACGCGCTTCTTCTTGAGTACGATGGGCAGTGTGTCCTTCTTGCCACAAAAACTCAAGGCTTCGGACAAATGGACGTGTGCGCATTTCCCAGCGGACAACGTTGGCCCATTGGTTTACTTTGAGCGGTAAATCTCGCCATGATTTAATCCAGCGCTCAAACATGTGGTAAATAATGGTTTCAGAGGTTGGTCGTACCACGAAAGGTTCTTCAAGCTCCTTACCTCCACCAATGGTGACAACAGCAAGCTCTGGCGAAAAACCCTCAATATGTTTTGCTTCACGTTTTATAAATGACTCTGGAATGAGCAATGGAAAATAAGCGTTTTTGGTACCGGTTGCTTTTATTTGAGCATCAAGCTCTTTTTGGATTTCTTCCCAGATAGCATATCCGTAGGGGCGAAACACAAAACACCCTCTGGTTGGACTTTCATCAATAAGTTCAGCCTGAACAATAACGTCCTGATACCATTGTGCAAAATTTGTTTTAATATCGGCTAGCTTTTCCATAGTGTTTCGCCTCTATAAGGGTTTTACTGGTTATCTATTCTTGCAATAGAACTGATAGTTTAACATAATAAAACACAATGTCATTTACAGCATGTGCATAAAGGATATAAATAGAGGGAAAATAATGAATAACGGCAAACTTTTTGTTATAGCTGCACCATCGGGTGCTGGCAAAACAACGGTAGCACGTGGGGTGGTTGATAAACTTGCAGTAGAATTGCCTATTGAAAAAGTAGTTACGTACACTTCTCGGCCAATGGGGCCAGGAGAAATTGAGGGTTATGATTATTACTTTTTGTCGCCCGTTGAATTTAAGCGTAAAATTAATGAGGGATTTTTTTTGGAAACGACTCAATACGCTGGCCATTACTATGGCTCTCCGCGTTCGATTATTAACGGGATGGCTACGGGGAATGTGTATGTAATGGTGACAGATCTGGCTGGGGTTCACACACTTAAACGATTGATTCCTGAAGCGGTTATGATTGGCCTATATGTTTCAGACTCTACAGCACTTAGAGATCGGCTAACAAAGCGTGGTCGCGAGTACGGTCAAGCTCTTGAGCAACGAATTGCTTTTGCAGCTGAAGAAATGAAGCAACTGGCGCAGGATGAAACCTTTGAGTATCGTGTTAGAAATGATGTTTTAGATGAAGCAATTCAAGAGATAAAAAATATTATCCGACACAAAATGAAAAATTGAAAGTTTTTGTAACGCACACCCTCACCTTGAAGACGGGTTTATAGATTTTAAAGCGTCTTCTTTTTGATGTTGATAAAAATTATCAGACACACTATGAGGTTCAGCAGGTTTCTATATAATTTGATATGATCGACCAGCAGGTATAAAGAGCCAGTATTGCTCCCGTATAGCCAAGTTTGGTCAGGATGCTACGAAATTTTAGTTCAAGATTGAGGTGAATCTTGTCCATAATTCGCACGAGGGCTTGAACCACCTTGCATACCCCCTTGTAGCGTATGGAACTCTGCTTATCAAAGCCATTTTGATTGTACAGCACCAATCTTCTGGCTGAGTCCAACTCAACCTTGAACCCATAGTTTTGAGCAATTTGGCTTATAGTTTGATTAAAAAAATCTGCCAACTCTTGATGTATTTGATACAAGTGCCACGCAGTACAAGGCGTTAGTCCCGTACCACTCCATAGTGTATAAAATGCTGCTATTGCATGATCGCAGCGTTTGCCCAGATTGGTCAGTACAGCCCTGGCTTCTCCATTTGCATTGAATATATCTTGAAACAACACACCGTACAGTAGACGGCCACTGGGATCATTATCTTTATTAAGTTTTTGCATTTCTTGGCCAACATGCACCAAAATTGCAAGCAAACCGTCTTTTGCTTGATCAAGTGAGCGTTCTTCTCCTTGACCACACAAAGAGCTTGCCAAACATAAAATAAGCAGCCCCCACACGTAATTATTCATAACCCTCCCCCCCCTTTTTTGTTTTACAAAACTATCATACACCCACCATGTTTAGTTTTGCAGGCAGGGTAAATTGAAGTCGAGCATTTTGGGGTGAGTTAATAAAAACGACGCCTGTACAATACAAGCAGTATTGAGAAAAATAGTAACACAGGAATATATAATAAAAAGAAGCTCAATAGATGATTTTTCGAGCACATTTGTGCAATACCAAGATTTGCAAAGTATATGAAATATAAACCACCCGAAAGCATAATCGAGCGGAGTATGTTGCTATAACCTTGACCCCAGAGCATCATGGCCAAGCAGGCCAAAAGTGGAAAGAACAGTTGCCATAACACCGTTGTGACACGTTTATGTAACTCAAACAAAGCTTCTCGACTATGTTTGGCATGCTGAAGCAGTTTAGCCAGCGACGTAAATTTAACATGCCCAAGCTTGCTGTCTTCTTGAATAGAATCAGACTGAAAGAAACTCTTGAGGTCAAGCCTGCTGTGCCCAAAGTGCACAACGTGTTCTTTACCCGATTGTTGCTGCATCCACGCAGAGCCATTATACAACTGAAAAATATTGTCACGCAGTTGACCACGTTGTGCAACAAAAAACTGGGCTCCCCGTTTTTTATGCATAAGTGCAACCATTATCTTTTGCAGCTCGACATAGCCATTCTCTAAAAACTCTTTTTGAGCAAATGACACCATAAATCCGGGAAATGGTGTATGAATTTTGCCGGGCTCCAGTTTTGCAAGTTGCTCTTTTGCCGCAATAAGCAAAAACTGCTTCCCCTTGCTATAGCTTTGTGGTCCATACTCAAATACAAGTGGTGCATACAAAACCGCAAGTGTAAGCGAAAACAGCAGTACGGCCCTATGGAGTGAAGATCTGGCTGCAGACAAAAAATAAATCATTCCATCTTGATTGTACGCAATAATGTTCCCCAAAACATGAGCTACGGCAAAGCTTGATGCAAAAGGAAAGGCATAAATCCCAATAAGCGGAAGCATGTACCAACATACCAGAGGAATGGCGCCAAGAAACGGAATAAATTGCAAACGCAAAAAAACATTACACGAAGTAAAAAAAACAAAACAGACACTTGCAGCCAACAGGAAAAAAGACATAAACCGTTGATAAAAAAAGCGTGCAAGCATGGCGTTAGTTATTTTTTGCTTGTATCAATGACAATGTCATTGTCAACAAGGCGAATTCGCTTCAAGGCTACCGTTTTGCCAGTAGCAGTATCAATATCAAACCAAATTCCAGAAAGAACCATGGGGCCCGTGGTCTGAACGGTAAACTGCGAAGCTTTTGGGTGCGAAAGTATTTTAGCCATTACCTGATCATAATTTACACCAATAATAGAATTCAGCGGCCCACATCCACCAAGATCGGTTAGATATCCAGTGCCTTGAGGCAAAATTTGCTCATCAGCCGTTTGAATATGGGTGTGGGTGCCATACACCGCAGAAACCTTGCCATCAAGGAAAAATCCCATGGCTCGCTTTTCAGATGTTGCTTCAGCATGCATATCAACCAAGATTACATTTGTTTTGCTGCCTACAAACGTCAACAATGACTCTATGGTTCTAAAGGGACAATCTAAAGAATCTGGAATAAAAACACGCCCATGGACGTTAATAACAGCTACCGTTGTTTTATTAACGGTAAAAAAAGCATACCCCCTACCAGGACAAGCTGGAGGGTAATTAGCTGGACGCACAATATCATTGCGTTCATTGAGTGCGTTATAAACGTTTTTCTGACCCCAAACATGGTTGCCGGTGGTAACCACCGACACGCCATGTTCTTTGAAAAAATCAATAATTTGAGGTGTAATACCGCGACCATTTTTGGCAGCATTTTCACCATTGACCAGTACCGCATCGACAGCATGCTCTTGCTTTAGCCTATCAATCCACTTTGCAAAAACTTGTTGCCCCGGCAGGCCAATAATGTCACCTATGCATAAAATTCGTACTGTACTCATCGTTCCTAACTATCGAGCTGCTTGAATAAAGCGTTTTTCGCGAATTACATTTACTTTAATTTCGCCAGGAAATGCCATTTCTTCTTCTATTTTTTTAGCTAGGTCACGTGAAAGTATTTGCGCCTTCTCATCGTCAAGTGAGTCTTCATTAACAATAACCCTAATTTCACGGCCAGCTTGCAACGCGTATGCTTTTTTAACACCATCAAATCCACCAGCGATTTCTTCAAGTTGCTCTAAACGCTTGATGTATGTTGACAACGTTTCCTTTCGAGCGCCTGGGCGAGATGCCGAAATAGCATCGGCAATGTGCACAATAAATGAGTACACACTGATGGGCGGAACCTCTTCGTGGTGAGCTGCAATAGCATTGACCACCAGAGGATCTTCACCATACTCCTTTGCTAAATCTCCACCAATAATAGCGTGAGGTCCCTCTACCTCTGCAGAAACAGCCTTACCAATGTCATGCAATAGTCCCCCGCGAGCAGCAAGGTCTGGATCGAGGCCAAGTTCTGTGGCGATCATACGTGAGAAATAGGCAACTTCCTTACAGTGAATTAAGTTATTTTGTGTGTAGCTGGTTCTGAAATGAAGTTTGCCCAGAAGTTTGACAATCTCTTCATGAACACCACGAAAGCCAAATTCTAGAATTGTTTGATGACCAATCTCGAGCACCGTTTGGTCAAGTTCAGCCTCACACTTAGCAACAGTTTCTTCAATTCTTGTTGGGTTAATACGACCATCTTGGATAAGTTTTGTCAGGGAGCGACGGGCTATCTCTCGCCTGATCGGGTTAAACCCCGAAATGGTAATAATTTCGGGAGTATCACCAATGACAAACTCCATACCCGTTGCCATCTCAAGAGCCTTAATATTTCTTCCTTCCTTACCAATGATGCGACCCTTCATTTCTTCGTTAGGAAGCTGAATGACACTTGAAGAATGCAATGTGACAGACTCCGCAAGGTAACGCTGCATAGTTGAAGCAAGTATTGAGGTAGACTTTTCCTTAGCAATTTCTTTGGTTTCCGATTCCACCTTGGCAATCCATTTTTGATTTGCAAGGCGTACTTCCTTTTCAAGTGATTCAAATAAAATGCGTTTAGCATCGTCTTGCTTGAGGCCACTTAAACGCTCTAACTTGCTCATTAAGTCTTCATACAGTTTTTTGACTTTTGTTTCATCAAAACTAAGCCTATCAAGACGCTTTGCAAGATCACGTTCTTTTTGCTGAAGCTCGCGGCGCAACTCATCAATCATCAACTCGCGTTGATCAAGCAATTGTTCTTTTTTTTGAGATTTATTCTGGATATGTTGGAGCTCCATACGAGCTTTTTTTATCTCTATATCAAATTCACTGCGCTTACGGTTTATTTCACTTTTGAGTTCGAGAAGTCGTTCTTTGCGTTCTTTTTCAATGTCTTCCTTGGTGTTTTTCATCATTTTTTGTACAGCTGACTTTGCTCTAACGAGCTGCTGTTTCTTTAAAAAGAAATAAACACCCGTTAATAGGCAGCCCAAAACCGTACCACCTAAAAACAAAAGCGGTTCAAATCCTATAATCATGATTGTTCCCCAATCTGTATTATTTAAAAATCAGAAAAGCAAAAAATTAGATTCTTTGAGGAAGAGAAAAGGAAAAAAGTATAAGAAAGAAGAGCAAAAAACGGCTCAAACGCTAAAATTTTTATCAATCGTAGCAGATAAGCGTTCTAGCTTATTTTCCCACGCATCAAGCTTTTGATTACTTAATTCAAGATCCGTAGCAAGCTCAAGGGCTACAACAAGCGCAATTTTTTCAGTATCAGGGAGTACCATTTTTTCCATCTTTTCTTTGATCATTTTTTCAACAAGTCGAGCTGCCCGCTCAATTGTTTCAGCCTCTTGATCAGTAACGATAGAATATGACTTTCCAAGCAATGATATTTTTATCTTTTTACGCATAACAAAACCATTATTCTAGACTTTCGAGAGAATCAATTGTCGAAAGTAATTCTTCTATGGTCGTAATAATTGTAGCTTTTTCTTGAGTTAGCTCTTTATTTGTCGTAACTTCTTTCATTAATGAAGCTTCAAGCTGGCAATATTGCTCCTGCAATTGCTTATGCTGCTGGCTGAGCCCATCGTAACGCATCTGAAGCTCTTCTTTTTGTTGAATGAGTCGAAGAACCTTCTGTTCAAGCTCTTCTAAATACTTCATTCTCTTCCTTTTCCACAAAGAAATATTTGTGCTTTTTATGTTTTATTCTAAAAAGAGCCTAGCGCTTTCCCAAAGGGAATTGCAATACATTTTTATTTTTTTGCAATCTGCACTAGTTCAACAAACGCCTTTGGTTCAAAAATTGCCAACTGGCTAAGCATCTTTCGATTAAGCTCAATATTAGAGCTTTTCAGTCCATGCATGAAGCTACTATAGGAGGTTTCGTTTTGTTTGCAAGCCGCACCGATTCTGGTAATAAACAGTGAACGCATGTCACGCTTTTTTAGTTTACGGCCGATATAGGCAAAGCGCATCGCGCGGAGCAATGTTTCTTTTGCACGTTTAAAAATATTTTTACGCTGACCCCAGAAACCTTTTGCTTGCTTGAGGAGGCGTTTATGTCTTTTTCTGGTTACAACGCCGCGTTTAACTCTACTCATTATTTAAAACCTCGTTTCTATAAAATTATTAATCAATTAATATGGCATTAAAATTAAAATATTTTTGCGCTGTTGTCCTTCAACATAAGAAGCACAACGTAACTCACGCACTTGCTTTGGGGATTTCGCCCATGCATGGTGCCTTCTGTAAGCACTTGTTTTTTTCACTTTACCATTACGGTTTTTTTTGAAACGCTTTTTACATGCAGCGTGTGTTTTCATCTTTGGCATAAATATATCCCGTACAATTATCTTAAATTACTTAAATAACATTAATATTTTAAAGCTTACTTTATTGCAAATATTTTTGACCAATACATATGGCTTCTACTATCTTTTTCTTCTTGCAATGAACCAAGATCCATCTTCTTTATATCTTCAGCTATTCGATCAAAAAAGCGTGGTCCCAGGTCATTCATCATAGTGACCTCACGACCTTTAAACTGCAAGGTAAACTTAACTTTCTTTCCATCACGAAAGAATTCTGAAGCCTTGCGTAGTTTCGTCTGATAGTCACCATCGCCAATGTTTGGTCGCATCTTAATTTCTTTAATATGAATAACTTTATGGTGTTTTTTGGCATCATGCATTTGTTTTTTCTTGATGTACAAGAATTTCCCAAAATCCATGAATTTCGTTACAGGAACATTATCCTTAGTACCAACCTGAACTAAATCCATTCCCACATCCTGAGCTTGATGATATGCCTGAGATGTTGGGATGGTTCCCAAGTTTTGCCCTTCATGATCAATCACAATGACCTCACGGGCCTTGATTTGGTCATTTACAAAATATTTACTTGCCAGGTTACCTTCTTTTTTCTTATTGTTCACCATGAACACCTTAGCTCTTCTCTTTCATTTTCTCTTTGACTTGATTGAAAATTTCCTGATAAAGTTTTTTATCTTCTTCTAATCTCTTGTGACAGTTATCTCGGCCTTGACCAAGCTTTTCGTCACCTAGGGTAAACCATGCACCAGATTGCTTGATGATGCCATGCTCTATTGCTGCATCTAGTAGGCTTAACTCTTGACTGATACCTTTACCAAAGATCAAATCTACCTCTATACGCTTGAATGGCGGAGCAAGCTTGTTTTTTACAACTTTAATTAATACCCTGTTGCCAAAATGCTTGTCATTCTTTTTGAGAGCGCCAATTCGACGTACATCAAGTCTTAATGATGCATAAAATTTAAGCGCATTACCACCTGTTGTTGTCTCTTTATCCCCAAAAGGCATAGCATTAATTTTACTACGCACTTGGTTAATGAAAACTAAACAGGCACGTGACTTACTCACAATAGCGGTTAATTTCCTCAAGGCCTGCGACATTAGGCGAGCCTGTAGGCCAACATGGTGGTCACCCATATCACCCTCGAGTTCAGCTTTAGGAACAAGCGCCGCCACAGAATCAACTACAACTAGATCAACAGCATTGGAGCGAACCAGCATTTCTGCAATATCAAGAGCCTGCTCACCATAGTCAGGTTGAGAGATAATTAAGTTATTTATGTCAATTCCAACACGCTCAGCGTAGGTTGGATCCATAGCGTGTTCTGCATCAATAAATGCACACACACCTCCTGCCAGTTGTGCTTGCGCAATAACATGCAAAGTCAGCGTGGTTTTACCTGATGCTTCAGGCCCAAAAATTTCAACAACTCTACCACGCGGTAAGCCACCCACGCCAAGAGCATCATCAACAAGGATCGACCCCGTCGAGATAGTTTCAACATTCAGGTTGGGCTTTTGACCCAAAAGCATAACCGACCCTTTTCCGCACTGCTTATCAATTTGTTCAAAAGTGCTTTTCAGGGCTTTGGCTCGTTCCTCACTCAAAGCAGGAATAATACCATCTTTTGGCTGAGTATCTTTTTTTGTTGTTGCTGTATTTGCTGCCATAAAATAGCTTTCTCTTTTTTATGTGGTTGCTTGTCTGCCATAAGGGGCTTCTAACACCTTATTGTCAATCTCTATTTTAGCATTTCTTTGTAAAGATGCAATAAATGCTCCAAGCAACGTAGTCCTTGTTTTATATTTCTCTTGTTCAATTAATTTTGACCGATCTCGCTCAGCTCTCTTATTAAGCTGATCATCGGCTTCTTTTAGTCGACCAAAATATAGAGTGTTTTCATGTCTATGCTGCACAACTTGAGATGGGTCACTCATTACAAACATTTTCTGGATAAGCGTCCCGAAGTTTTCCAGCCCTTTAACTTTGGTTGTGTTTTTTATGATCTTATCTGTAACTACGTGGGCAAATCCTTCTTTCTTTGCAAGATCTTCCAAGGTTATCTGATTATTTAAAAGTGCCTTTTTCCAATCCTGCGCAAAAGATTTCATTTTGTCGCGGGACCTTGATTTCAAATAGTCACTTTTTATTTGATCCTGCAAGATCGATTGCTTTGGAACATATGACTTCTGTATGTCTGAGATCTGATAAAGCACAAACTTCTCTTCATGTGCAAAATGACCAATGGCATCAATTGCTTTGTTGCCAGCAAAAAGCTTTGCAGCCAGACTGCCCTCAAGTTCTGTTTTTTGTGTATCTTCCTGAGAAAGCAACGATGTTTTATTTTCCTTCAGCCCATGTTTTTGAATAAATTCATCTAAAGCAGTGGGCTCTTGTTTATACGTGTGCACAAGGCGCTCTAGGTCGGCTTTAACACTTGCTAGAGCCTTTTTAGCGCGCA
It encodes:
- a CDS encoding cell division protein ZapA, which encodes MRKKIKISLLGKSYSIVTDQEAETIERAARLVEKMIKEKMEKMVLPDTEKIALVVALELATDLELSNQKLDAWENKLERLSATIDKNFSV
- the zapB gene encoding cell division protein ZapB, encoding MKYLEELEQKVLRLIQQKEELQMRYDGLSQQHKQLQEQYCQLEASLMKEVTTNKELTQEKATIITTIEELLSTIDSLESLE
- a CDS encoding guanylate kinase gives rise to the protein MNNGKLFVIAAPSGAGKTTVARGVVDKLAVELPIEKVVTYTSRPMGPGEIEGYDYYFLSPVEFKRKINEGFFLETTQYAGHYYGSPRSIINGMATGNVYVMVTDLAGVHTLKRLIPEAVMIGLYVSDSTALRDRLTKRGREYGQALEQRIAFAAEEMKQLAQDETFEYRVRNDVLDEAIQEIKNIIRHKMKN
- the infC gene encoding translation initiation factor IF-3 — encoded protein: MVNNKKKEGNLASKYFVNDQIKAREVIVIDHEGQNLGTIPTSQAYHQAQDVGMDLVQVGTKDNVPVTKFMDFGKFLYIKKKQMHDAKKHHKVIHIKEIKMRPNIGDGDYQTKLRKASEFFRDGKKVKFTLQFKGREVTMMNDLGPRFFDRIAEDIKKMDLGSLQEEKDSRSHMYWSKIFAIK
- the recA gene encoding recombinase RecA, which encodes MAANTATTKKDTQPKDGIIPALSEERAKALKSTFEQIDKQCGKGSVMLLGQKPNLNVETISTGSILVDDALGVGGLPRGRVVEIFGPEASGKTTLTLHVIAQAQLAGGVCAFIDAEHAMDPTYAERVGIDINNLIISQPDYGEQALDIAEMLVRSNAVDLVVVDSVAALVPKAELEGDMGDHHVGLQARLMSQALRKLTAIVSKSRACLVFINQVRSKINAMPFGDKETTTGGNALKFYASLRLDVRRIGALKKNDKHFGNRVLIKVVKNKLAPPFKRIEVDLIFGKGISQELSLLDAAIEHGIIKQSGAWFTLGDEKLGQGRDNCHKRLEEDKKLYQEIFNQVKEKMKEKS
- the rny gene encoding ribonuclease Y; this translates as MIIGFEPLLFLGGTVLGCLLTGVYFFLKKQQLVRAKSAVQKMMKNTKEDIEKERKERLLELKSEINRKRSEFDIEIKKARMELQHIQNKSQKKEQLLDQRELMIDELRRELQQKERDLAKRLDRLSFDETKVKKLYEDLMSKLERLSGLKQDDAKRILFESLEKEVRLANQKWIAKVESETKEIAKEKSTSILASTMQRYLAESVTLHSSSVIQLPNEEMKGRIIGKEGRNIKALEMATGMEFVIGDTPEIITISGFNPIRREIARRSLTKLIQDGRINPTRIEETVAKCEAELDQTVLEIGHQTILEFGFRGVHEEIVKLLGKLHFRTSYTQNNLIHCKEVAYFSRMIATELGLDPDLAARGGLLHDIGKAVSAEVEGPHAIIGGDLAKEYGEDPLVVNAIAAHHEEVPPISVYSFIVHIADAISASRPGARKETLSTYIKRLEQLEEIAGGFDGVKKAYALQAGREIRVIVNEDSLDDEKAQILSRDLAKKIEEEMAFPGEIKVNVIREKRFIQAAR
- a CDS encoding LptF/LptG family permease encodes the protein MLARFFYQRFMSFFLLAASVCFVFFTSCNVFLRLQFIPFLGAIPLVCWYMLPLIGIYAFPFASSFAVAHVLGNIIAYNQDGMIYFLSAARSSLHRAVLLFSLTLAVLYAPLVFEYGPQSYSKGKQFLLIAAKEQLAKLEPGKIHTPFPGFMVSFAQKEFLENGYVELQKIMVALMHKKRGAQFFVAQRGQLRDNIFQLYNGSAWMQQQSGKEHVVHFGHSRLDLKSFFQSDSIQEDSKLGHVKFTSLAKLLQHAKHSREALFELHKRVTTVLWQLFFPLLACLAMMLWGQGYSNILRSIMLSGGLYFIYFANLGIAQMCSKNHLLSFFLLYIPVLLFFSILLVLYRRRFY
- a CDS encoding TIGR00282 family metallophosphoesterase, with the translated sequence MSTVRILCIGDIIGLPGQQVFAKWIDRLKQEHAVDAVLVNGENAAKNGRGITPQIIDFFKEHGVSVVTTGNHVWGQKNVYNALNERNDIVRPANYPPACPGRGYAFFTVNKTTVAVINVHGRVFIPDSLDCPFRTIESLLTFVGSKTNVILVDMHAEATSEKRAMGFFLDGKVSAVYGTHTHIQTADEQILPQGTGYLTDLGGCGPLNSIIGVNYDQVMAKILSHPKASQFTVQTTGPMVLSGIWFDIDTATGKTVALKRIRLVDNDIVIDTSKK
- the rpmI gene encoding 50S ribosomal protein L35 yields the protein MPKMKTHAACKKRFKKNRNGKVKKTSAYRRHHAWAKSPKQVRELRCASYVEGQQRKNILILMPY
- the rplT gene encoding 50S ribosomal protein L20 — protein: MSRVKRGVVTRKRHKRLLKQAKGFWGQRKNIFKRAKETLLRAMRFAYIGRKLKKRDMRSLFITRIGAACKQNETSYSSFMHGLKSSNIELNRKMLSQLAIFEPKAFVELVQIAKK
- a CDS encoding proline--tRNA ligase, with the protein product MEKLADIKTNFAQWYQDVIVQAELIDESPTRGCFVFRPYGYAIWEEIQKELDAQIKATGTKNAYFPLLIPESFIKREAKHIEGFSPELAVVTIGGGKELEEPFVVRPTSETIIYHMFERWIKSWRDLPLKVNQWANVVRWEMRTRPFVRSLEFLWQEGHTAHRTQEEAREMALQALNIYKQLYEEMLAIPVFAGEKSESERFAGADTTYTIEGLMQDGKALQMCTSHMLSQSFPASFGVQYQDDDGSLKTPFCTSWGMTTRSIGALLMTHGDEFGLLMPPRIAPIQAIIIPIYKKDDQREAVEQQCKKIKLMLDEHNIRAELDLDTQTSPGAKFYAWELKGVPVRIEVGPKDLEKDQAVLVNRAEHDKTKKKQFVSTDMLVSQTTQLLELIQKQLFAQAKERIEKQLHHGDKLTEFGPKLEQEQGMYQTGWCGSAACEKEAKAYKATIRCLVNNGTHKDCFACSNASTTDVFVAKAY